A genomic segment from Paenibacillus sp. FSL K6-1096 encodes:
- a CDS encoding RsmB/NOP family class I SAM-dependent RNA methyltransferase, which yields MAAQLPGVFMERMKELLGPEYEQFVETYKQHPYGGIRANTLKITVDELQQRIPFELEPIPWCPSGFYTGEGARPGKHPYYHAGLYYIQEPSAMAPVELLDVQPGDRVLDLCAAPGGKSTQIAAKLQGEGLLVTNDLHPERTKALAKNLELYGVRNGIVLNESPERIAAAFPRFFDRILIDAPCSGEGMFRKDEDMVRQWEPETPDKYAEMQREILQTAATALKPGGTMVYSTCTFAPEEDEELVAGFLASHPQFTLVPVGGTGPFAAGLAPLTGAARLWPHKVKGEGHFMAVLRHVGSAGAEREAETYETGAAENVEVRNDLRERSLSVSPRSKSAKTDFPGKTAPGRADHGRGGKGGRGSGHGSGSGSGRAGTGPGSPSQRTGGGGEATAFAVYADFIQELLGTQPPGYPVWFGDHLYLSPLPREALNGLKTIRPGWYIGQLKSGRFVPGHPLATALQPAECSRSVSLSSTSGEAVSYLKGETLSLPLERLSIKDGHSAKGYTLVCIDGFSAGWGKWQDGMLKNEYPAGWRWT from the coding sequence ATGGCGGCACAACTGCCCGGAGTATTCATGGAACGCATGAAGGAACTGCTGGGACCCGAATATGAGCAATTTGTTGAGACTTATAAGCAGCATCCCTACGGCGGCATCCGAGCCAACACGTTAAAAATTACGGTAGACGAGCTTCAGCAGCGCATCCCGTTTGAGCTTGAGCCGATTCCCTGGTGCCCGTCCGGGTTCTACACCGGGGAAGGGGCCCGGCCCGGCAAGCATCCGTATTATCATGCCGGGCTGTACTATATTCAGGAGCCGAGCGCCATGGCCCCGGTTGAGCTGCTGGACGTTCAGCCGGGGGACCGCGTGCTTGATCTATGCGCAGCACCGGGCGGCAAGTCTACGCAGATTGCCGCTAAGCTGCAAGGCGAAGGCCTGCTGGTGACCAACGACCTGCATCCCGAGCGGACGAAGGCGCTCGCCAAGAATCTGGAGCTGTACGGCGTGCGTAACGGCATCGTTCTGAATGAGAGCCCGGAACGGATTGCAGCGGCCTTCCCCCGGTTCTTCGACCGGATTCTGATCGATGCGCCATGTTCGGGCGAAGGCATGTTCCGCAAGGACGAGGATATGGTCAGACAGTGGGAGCCGGAAACCCCGGACAAATATGCGGAGATGCAGCGGGAGATTCTGCAGACGGCCGCCACGGCGCTGAAGCCGGGCGGAACGATGGTCTACTCGACGTGCACCTTCGCGCCCGAGGAGGACGAGGAGCTGGTGGCCGGATTCCTGGCCAGCCATCCGCAGTTCACGCTCGTTCCCGTAGGCGGAACCGGACCGTTCGCCGCCGGGCTTGCCCCGCTTACAGGGGCTGCCCGGCTGTGGCCGCATAAGGTCAAGGGAGAAGGGCATTTCATGGCGGTGCTGCGCCATGTTGGAAGTGCAGGAGCGGAAAGAGAGGCAGAGACTTATGAGACAGGGGCAGCAGAGAATGTAGAGGTACGAAATGACCTGCGAGAGAGAAGTTTGTCTGTCTCGCCCCGCAGCAAGTCAGCCAAAACAGACTTTCCCGGTAAGACAGCTCCCGGCAGGGCGGATCACGGCCGGGGAGGCAAAGGAGGACGCGGATCTGGACACGGCTCCGGCTCTGGCTCTGGCAGAGCCGGAACGGGTCCAGGTTCGCCGTCACAGCGAACCGGCGGGGGCGGGGAAGCAACAGCGTTCGCGGTCTATGCGGACTTCATTCAGGAGCTGCTGGGGACGCAGCCGCCCGGATATCCGGTATGGTTCGGGGATCATCTGTATCTCTCCCCGCTGCCCCGGGAAGCGCTGAATGGACTGAAGACCATTCGTCCCGGCTGGTACATCGGACAGCTGAAGAGCGGACGGTTCGTTCCCGGCCATCCGCTGGCGACTGCCCTGCAGCCTGCTGAATGCAGCCGCTCTGTGTCCCTGTCCAGCACCAGTGGTGAAGCCGTCTCCTACCTGAAGGGGGAGACGTTATCGCTCCCGCTGGAACGCCTGTCCATTAAGGACGGACATTCCGCCAAGGGTTATACGCTCGTCTGCATTGACGGCTTCAGTGCGGGCTGGGGCAAATGGCAGGACGGGATGCTGAAGAATGAATATCCCGCAGGCTGGAGGTGGACTTAA
- a CDS encoding pseudouridine synthase, which translates to MSTAGQENKKQRLDKVLSHMGVGSRSEIRKQAKQGLITVNGAVVKDSGAHVDPVQDRIEVGGEPVLYREHIYLMLNKPPGVLSATEDKRDRTVLDLLKQEHALFEPFPVGRLDKDTVGLLLLTNDGQLAHELLSPRKHVPKTYEATVEGEVDAADVAAFAAGVKLEDGYVTLPAELRILSRERGRQVLSYISLTITEGKFHQVKRMFLAVGKKVVFLKRVAMGGLKLDESLPQGACRELTARELELLQGSSVE; encoded by the coding sequence ATGAGTACCGCAGGACAAGAGAATAAGAAGCAGCGCCTGGATAAGGTGCTGTCCCATATGGGAGTCGGCTCCCGCAGCGAGATCCGCAAGCAGGCTAAGCAAGGGTTAATTACTGTGAACGGTGCTGTCGTTAAGGACAGCGGGGCGCATGTTGATCCGGTGCAGGACAGGATTGAAGTGGGCGGTGAGCCGGTCCTCTACCGGGAGCATATCTACCTGATGCTGAACAAGCCGCCGGGCGTTCTGTCGGCAACGGAGGATAAGCGGGACCGGACGGTGCTGGATCTGCTGAAGCAGGAGCACGCGCTGTTCGAGCCGTTCCCGGTGGGCCGGCTGGATAAGGATACGGTCGGGCTGCTATTGCTGACGAATGACGGCCAGCTGGCCCATGAGCTGCTGTCCCCGCGTAAGCATGTGCCCAAGACCTACGAGGCTACCGTCGAGGGTGAGGTGGATGCGGCGGATGTGGCTGCTTTTGCCGCGGGAGTGAAGCTGGAGGACGGCTATGTCACGCTGCCCGCAGAGCTGCGCATTCTGAGCCGGGAGCGGGGCCGCCAGGTACTGTCATATATCTCACTCACCATCACGGAAGGGAAGTTCCATCAGGTGAAGCGGATGTTCCTGGCTGTCGGGAAGAAGGTGGTGTTCCTGAAGCGGGTGGCGATGGGCGGACTTAAGCTGGACGAGAGCCTGCCGCAGGGGGCTTGCCGCGAGCTGACCGCCAGGGAGCTGGAGCTGCTGCAAGGCAGTAGCGTTGAGTAG
- a CDS encoding Cof-type HAD-IIB family hydrolase, with protein sequence MKFRLIALDVDGTLLNDDHQLSEENKAAVAEVTRQGGQIVLCTGRSPQNSIPFMEEMGLSGYVLGHNGAATVSVQDRKVLHQYGLDARGLDPYIDYCRKHGIHFDVNTAFDMYVDNVENLTEEAHFMYEHFRIMPVTLPAWEDFREPIVKFTVFSKADILDEAQREWATWGEQYNILRSGEFFVDFMHPEASKGNALKHLATELGIPQEQVLSIGNYYNDISMLTYAGLGVAMDNSPLEVKAAADAVTGTNNGNGVRDALVKYCLS encoded by the coding sequence ATGAAATTCAGACTGATAGCATTGGATGTAGACGGGACGCTATTGAATGACGATCATCAGTTAAGTGAAGAGAACAAAGCGGCGGTGGCCGAGGTTACACGCCAGGGCGGGCAAATCGTATTATGCACAGGACGCAGCCCGCAGAATTCGATTCCGTTCATGGAAGAGATGGGCTTGTCCGGTTATGTGCTGGGCCACAATGGGGCGGCCACGGTCAGTGTCCAGGACCGTAAGGTGCTGCATCAGTACGGGCTGGACGCGAGAGGTCTCGACCCGTATATTGATTATTGCCGCAAGCACGGGATTCATTTCGATGTGAATACGGCATTTGATATGTATGTGGACAATGTGGAGAATCTGACCGAGGAAGCGCACTTCATGTATGAGCATTTCCGCATTATGCCGGTGACGCTGCCGGCGTGGGAGGATTTCCGTGAGCCGATTGTGAAGTTCACCGTATTCTCCAAGGCGGATATTCTGGATGAAGCCCAGCGCGAGTGGGCGACCTGGGGAGAGCAATACAACATTCTGCGCAGCGGGGAGTTCTTCGTGGACTTCATGCACCCGGAAGCCTCCAAGGGCAACGCCCTGAAGCATCTGGCCACAGAGCTGGGCATCCCGCAGGAGCAGGTGCTGTCCATCGGCAATTATTATAATGATATTTCCATGCTGACTTACGCCGGGCTTGGGGTAGCGATGGACAATTCCCCGCTGGAGGTCAAAGCTGCGGCAGATGCCGTCACCGGCACCAATAACGGGAACGGTGTGCGCGATGCGCTGGTGAAGTATTGCCTGTCCTGA
- a CDS encoding sporulation protein YjcZ gives MGAGVGFTSTGAILVLFILLVIISRSLFV, from the coding sequence ATGGGTGCAGGTGTAGGCTTCACTTCGACCGGTGCGATCTTGGTACTTTTCATATTGCTCGTCATCATTTCCCGTTCGCTGTTTGTCTAA
- a CDS encoding RsmF rRNA methyltransferase first C-terminal domain-containing protein: MNEERLPAAYTAQIREMLGETADAFLHSYEARRTQGLRFNTLKSLTGPGRSAADQAITQFSLTPVPWCPDGFYHEEPARPGRHPYHAAGLYYIQEPSAMSAAELLQPLPGETVLDLAAAPGGKTTHIAALMQGQGLLVSNEIHPERAKILAENVERLGLANTLVTSASPGELSARFPEVFDRIMLDAPCSGEGMFRKDPAAVDEWSPKHVEMCASRQWDILQDAYLMLKPGGSMVYSTCTFNRRENEETIQRFTLEYPDMELIATKRLWPHLEKGEGHFVALLQKAASGEGGASDPRRGRSKRGRSSGPKTSAQLREAYQQFTSWAAAELPGLAAEGVPLLFGESLYLLPEAFQDRLHTGLLDGLRVPRAGLHIAQLKKNRIEPAHALAMALRPDQAARTYDMPADGPDIQNWLRGGSLPVPASLHGWTLVTVDGLPVGWGKASSGQLKNHLPKGLRIRVAHIDEV, translated from the coding sequence ATGAATGAAGAACGGCTGCCTGCCGCTTACACCGCACAGATCAGAGAGATGCTGGGAGAGACGGCGGACGCTTTTCTGCACAGCTATGAGGCAAGGCGGACCCAGGGTCTGCGGTTCAATACTTTAAAAAGCCTTACGGGGCCCGGACGCAGCGCAGCGGACCAAGCCATTACACAATTCAGCCTGACGCCGGTGCCCTGGTGCCCGGACGGCTTCTACCACGAAGAGCCTGCCCGGCCGGGAAGGCATCCTTATCATGCCGCCGGACTATATTATATTCAGGAGCCCTCCGCAATGTCCGCAGCAGAATTGCTTCAGCCGCTTCCCGGAGAGACGGTGCTCGATCTCGCCGCCGCTCCCGGCGGCAAGACGACCCATATTGCCGCGCTGATGCAGGGGCAGGGGCTGCTGGTCTCCAACGAAATTCACCCGGAACGGGCCAAGATTCTGGCAGAAAATGTAGAACGCCTCGGCCTCGCCAACACCCTGGTCACCTCGGCAAGCCCGGGGGAGCTCTCAGCCAGATTCCCGGAAGTCTTCGACCGCATTATGCTGGATGCCCCCTGCTCCGGGGAAGGCATGTTCCGCAAAGACCCTGCGGCAGTAGACGAATGGTCGCCGAAGCATGTAGAGATGTGTGCATCCAGACAGTGGGATATTCTCCAGGATGCGTATCTGATGCTGAAGCCGGGCGGCAGCATGGTCTATTCGACCTGTACCTTCAACCGCCGGGAGAACGAGGAGACGATCCAGCGCTTTACCCTGGAGTACCCCGATATGGAGCTGATCGCCACGAAGCGGCTGTGGCCGCATTTGGAGAAGGGCGAAGGGCACTTCGTAGCTCTGCTGCAGAAGGCGGCGTCCGGGGAAGGGGGCGCTTCCGATCCGCGCCGGGGGCGCAGCAAACGCGGACGCAGCAGCGGCCCGAAGACCAGCGCCCAGCTCCGCGAGGCTTACCAGCAGTTCACCAGCTGGGCGGCGGCGGAGCTTCCCGGATTGGCAGCTGAGGGCGTGCCGCTGCTCTTCGGGGAGTCCCTGTATCTGCTGCCTGAGGCCTTCCAGGACCGGCTGCATACCGGGCTGCTTGACGGCCTCCGGGTTCCCCGGGCCGGACTCCATATTGCCCAGCTCAAAAAAAACCGGATCGAGCCCGCCCACGCCCTCGCCATGGCCCTCCGGCCGGACCAGGCTGCGCGAACCTATGACATGCCTGCGGACGGGCCGGACATTCAGAACTGGCTGCGCGGCGGGAGCCTGCCTGTCCCGGCCAGCCTGCACGGCTGGACACTGGTCACTGTGGACGGCTTGCCTGTAGGCTGGGGCAAAGCCAGCTCCGGCCAGCTTAAGAACCATCTGCCCAAAGGCCTGCGGATCAGAGTTGCCCATATTGACGAGGTTTAG
- a CDS encoding glycosyltransferase family 4 protein — MNLLQALFFPPEQPGGVSSMVPYLQERFRSSRWEMDLFWLPKRIRGKGREDIVFKTFDWTPYGESPVVQKYIQTYRDYIWWTKLRMSKNYDLIHAHHPIAGLAMKNIYPDIPLIQTLHSSYERELILNGVIREGGLEHQFLVSIYRELELVSDRLMTVSRAFADYLVPYIDRPADVGVIPNGFDEKRFKPVPHENDIPQLVTVTRLVPAKGLDTLFKSCAELKKRGHEYVLHIIGDGPSRGELERLAQELGIYNETIFYGYTLHPEEFMPFFDIFVLPSRAEAFGSVFAEAALSCLALVGTNVGGIPEQIEDGVNGLLVNPDDELALADALEKVISDPGYRYELSRSAWDKAKSSYSLTRVANELKKTYLQFQPGVKG, encoded by the coding sequence ATGAACTTGCTGCAAGCGCTATTCTTCCCGCCGGAGCAGCCCGGTGGTGTATCTTCTATGGTTCCTTATCTCCAGGAGCGCTTCCGGTCCAGCCGCTGGGAGATGGATTTGTTCTGGCTGCCCAAGCGCATCCGGGGAAAGGGCCGGGAGGACATCGTCTTCAAGACCTTCGACTGGACACCGTACGGCGAAAGTCCGGTTGTGCAAAAATACATTCAGACCTACCGGGATTACATCTGGTGGACCAAGCTGCGCATGAGCAAAAATTATGATCTGATCCATGCCCATCATCCGATTGCGGGGCTGGCCATGAAGAATATCTATCCTGACATTCCCTTAATTCAGACGCTGCATTCCAGCTATGAACGCGAATTAATTCTGAACGGGGTGATCCGCGAAGGGGGGCTGGAGCATCAGTTCCTGGTCTCCATCTACCGCGAGCTGGAGCTGGTGAGCGACCGTCTGATGACGGTGTCGCGGGCTTTTGCCGATTACCTGGTCCCTTATATTGACCGTCCGGCCGACGTCGGCGTAATTCCCAACGGCTTCGATGAGAAAAGATTCAAGCCGGTGCCCCACGAGAATGACATTCCGCAGCTGGTGACGGTCACCCGTCTGGTGCCGGCCAAAGGCCTGGATACTCTTTTCAAATCCTGTGCTGAGCTGAAAAAGCGGGGCCATGAATATGTGCTGCATATCATCGGCGACGGACCGAGCCGCGGAGAGCTGGAGCGGCTGGCGCAGGAGCTGGGCATCTATAATGAGACGATTTTTTACGGATATACGCTGCATCCTGAGGAATTCATGCCCTTCTTCGATATCTTTGTCCTGCCTTCGCGGGCCGAAGCGTTCGGGTCGGTATTCGCGGAGGCGGCTCTCAGCTGCCTGGCGCTGGTCGGGACCAATGTCGGCGGTATTCCCGAGCAGATTGAGGACGGGGTGAACGGGCTGCTGGTCAATCCCGATGATGAGCTGGCGCTGGCGGATGCGCTGGAGAAGGTTATCAGTGATCCCGGCTACCGCTATGAGCTGTCGCGCTCCGCTTGGGACAAAGCCAAAAGCAGCTACTCGCTGACCCGGGTGGCGAATGAGCTGAAGAAGACCTACCTGCAGTTTCAGCCGGGAGTGAAGGGGTGA